In Mercurialis annua linkage group LG5, ddMerAnnu1.2, whole genome shotgun sequence, a single genomic region encodes these proteins:
- the LOC126682658 gene encoding probable disease resistance protein At5g63020: MKTFCSSTMKHICQLEHNLDALNDALHKLKIKIENIQTSVKIQENPYEQPTYQVVDWLYRAELLESQVSKVLAQGEEKLRNEKYGCCCLMRCSFSYKLGKLVYHKIETVNRILIESNFDAVVLRLPHDSVEVIHVETTVGFESNLGEVWRRLGDESVGVVGVYGMVGAGKTTLLNKIRDELVVQGFDFQVVIWVQVCRGAGFDGIQNAIHKKLGSPDERWRVKSVKDRALVVSELLGEKKFILFLDDLWDRLDLVKIGVPLRNENGSKIVFATRSEGVCNEMKAQVKVKVNCMPREEALKLFWMNVGEDNANYHDQVEYLADVIHTQVCQGLPLALVVIGRAMGRMRSHREWELAASTLKNDPGRLPGMKHIFHILDTSYGSMEDDVLIRNCFLYCCLLPGMVRKDELISLWIGEGFLDMSNKNLGEYIIKRLELSCLLESDEISDCVGMHRVYRAFGLWLASEYGKKKDEIFLQDQRYEKWTKAVRISISGLVGVMPPSNPCPLVQTLLIRDTNLSVFPAAFLQSMNALRVLDLSGNKILDELSLSSIGVLINLQYLNLSYTSLRELPTEVKTLKKLKVLLLDYTENLLIICKGLISSLSSLQLFSKLGNEIFDDTFLLEELECLEYVPQINVCLFSHQAIQRMVSSEKLQSCIRKLSLRKVKGLKIPISILSRMVNLEELTIEECEILAAETEKDHYCVLNFRDLRIRHCSAICSLEWLIFAPKLRTLDLSSCESLLEVIGKDFRSEEIKEIDERLGIFSSVQQLRLQNLPSLERICPQILHFPVLKDLLVIGCPRLLKLPLDSRCINVLKQIKGSRAWLDQLHWEDENVRAVFYSKFQDCIEPGGVQHSTDSVSSSPHTVIEEQQNLEPLNIRVEDEIVPVKHKSGTSHLSVPSAGTVLSMMKRKSVLEPRVGKHSIVIVSPKPFTYKELKQATNNFLNQVGAGGYGKVYKGILTNGEVIAVKIFKNESSRSSLGFQTEMKIAGRIHHRNVVKLVGSCIHKVHQMLVYEFVPNNTLRYHLYDLDKVVISWSKRMKIALGTAKGLAYLHEGCSPRIVHRDIKPCNILIDYNFEPKITDFATAVEFSDDDSDIEADITGTMGYLDPEYLIKNSVSDKVDVFSFGVVLLELITGETPQRPIERYNSENLLFEVKRVLGTRDYDYLIDPKLQKEYNEDEMQRMIYCAAACVYKPGRDRPKMSEIVEALQGNMPLERIWSNDDVKFLFLDNFKQPYGSFQGSGRSREESDWEEVWEHMEEELSTAR, from the exons ATGAAAACCTTTTGTTCATCAACTATGAAACACATATGTCAACTGGAACACAATCTTGACGCCTTAAACGACGCGTTGCACAAGCTCAAGATTAAGATAGAAAACATACAAACTAGCGttaaaattcaagaaaatcCATACGAGCAGCCTACTTACCAAGTTGTCGACTGGCTCTACCGGGCAGAACTTCTGGAATCACAGGTGAGTAAAGTACTCGCCCAGGGTGAAGAAAAACTCCGAAATGAAAAGTACGGGTGTTGCTGTCTGATGAGATGTTCATTCAGCTATAAATTGGGGAAATTAGTTTACCATAAGATCGAGACGGTTAATCGGATTTTAATTGAGAGTAATTTTGATGCTGTGGTTCTGAGACTGCCTCATGATTCTGTGGAGGTGATTCATGTGGAGACGACTGTGGGATTTGAGTCGAATTTGGGGGAGGTATGGAGACGCCTCGGCGACGAAAGTGTTGGAGTTGTTGGAGTTTATGGGATGGTTGGAGCTGGTAAAACTACTCTGTTGAACAAGATTAGAGATGAGCTGGTTGTGCAAGGATTTGATTTTCAGGTGGTGATTTGGGTTCAGGTTTGTAGAGGAGCAGGGTTTGATGGAATTCAGAATGCTATTCATAAGAAGTTGGGGAGTCCTGATGAGAGATGGAGGGTCAAAAGTGTGAAAGACAGAGCTTTGGTGGTTTCGGAATTGTTGGGGGAGAAGAAGTTTATATTGTTTTTAGATGACTTATGGGATAGGTTGGATCTCGTAAAAATTGGAGTTCCTTTGCGTAATGAGAATGGTTCTAAGATTGTGTTTGCTACAAGATCTGAGGGTGTTTGTAATGAGATGAAAGCTCAAGTGAAGGTGAAAGTGAATTGTATGCCGCGGGAGGAAGCGTTAAAGTTGTTCTGGATGAATGTTGGAGAAGACAATGCTAATTATCATGATCAGGTGGAATATCTTGCTGATGTTATTCACACACAAGTTTGCCAAGGTTTGCCACTTGCTCTAGTTGTTATCGGGCGGGCAATGGGGCGAATGAGGAGTCATAGGGAGTGGGAGCTTGCAGCAAGCACGCTAAAGAATGATCCAGGAAGGCTGCCAGGTATGAAACATATATTTCACATTCTTGATACTAGTTATGGGAGCATGGAGGATGATGTTCTCATTAGAAATTGTTTCTTGTATTGTTGCCTACTACCTGGAATGGTTAGAAAAGATGAACTAATTAGCCTATGGATTGGTGAAGGATTTCTTGATATGTCTAATAAGAATTTGGGAGAATACATTATTAAAAGGTTAGAACTTTCATGCTTATTAGAGAGTGATGAAATAAGTGATTGTGTCGGTATGCACAGGGTCTATCGTGCTTTTGGCTTGTGGTTAGCTAGTGAATATGGCAAAAAGAAGGATGAGATCTTCTTACAAGATCAGAGGTATGAGAAGTGGACAAAGGCTGTAAGAATATCAATATCTGGTCTGGTTGGTGTGATGCCTCCTTCCAATCCCTGTCCCTTGGTCCAAACATTGCTTATTAGGGATACCAACCTGAGCGTATTTCCAGCAGCGTTTTTGCAATCTATGAATGCTTTGCGAGTTTTGGACTTATCAGGAAACAAGATATTAGATGAATTATCACTTAGCAGTATTGGGGTCTTAATCAACCTGCAATATCTCAATCTTTCTTATACAAGCTTAAGAGAACTACCAACTGAAGTGAAaactttaaaaaagttgaaGGTTTTACTTTTGGATTATACTGAAAATTTGCTAATTATATGTAAAGGATTGATTTCAAGCCTTTCCTCACTACAATTATTTAGCAAGTTAGGTAATGAAATCTTTGATGACACATTCCTGTTAGAGGAATTGGAATGCCTTGAATATGTGCCTCAGATAAATGTTTGTCTGTTTAGTCATCAAGCTATACAAAGAATGGTGAGCTCTGAAAAATTACAAAGTTGTATCAGAAAGCTATCTCTTAGAAAAGTAAAGGGTCTCAAAATACCAATTTCAATTCTGTCAAGAATGGTGAATCTGGAGGAACTTACCATAGAAGAATGTGAAATTCTAGCAGCTGAAACTGAGAAGGACCACTACTGTGTGTTGAATTTCCGTGATCTACGAATTCGTCATTGTTCTGCAATCTGTAGTTTGGAGTGGCTCATTTTTGCTCCAAAACTTCGGACTCTCGACTTGAGTAGCTGTGAATCATTACTTGAAGTTATAGGGAAAGATTTTAGATCGGAGGAAATCAAAGAAATCGATGAACGCCTGGGAATATTCTCAAGTGTGCAGCAGTTACGTTTACAAAATCTACCATCTCTTGAGCGCATTTGTCCTCAAATTCTGCACTTCCCAGTTCTCAAGGATTTACTTGTAATTGGCTGCCCAAGACTACTGAAGCTTCCACTCGATTCACGATGCATAAACGTGTTAAAGCAAATTAAAGGAAGCAGAGCCTGGTTGGATCAATTGCATTGGGAGGATGAAAATGTTAGAGCCGTATTCTATTCGAAATTTCAAG ATTGCATTGAACCTGGAGGAGTTCAACACTCCACTGACTCTGTGAGTTCGTCTCCGCATACAGTCATAGAGGAGCAACAAAACCTAGAGCCTCTAAACATTCGAG TTGAGGATGAAATCGTTCCAGTTAAACATAAAAGTGGCACGTCCCACCTGAGTGTCCCATCTGCAGGAACTGTTCTTTCAATGATGAAAAGGAAATCAGTGCTGGAGCCTCGTGTGGGCAAGCATAGTATTGTAATTGTTTCACCAAAGCCCTTTACCTATAAAGAACTAAAACAGGCAACTAACAATTTCTTAAACCAAGTTGGCGCTGGTGGTTATGGTAAAGTGTACAAGGGAATTTTAACAAATGGTGAAGTCATTGCAGTTAAGATATTTAAaaatgagtcttctagatcaAGCTTGGGGTTTCAGACAGAGATGAAAATCGCTGGTCGGATCCATCATCGAAATGTTGTCAAGTTGGTCGGATCCTGCATTCATAAAGTTCATCAAATGCTTGTTTATGAGTTTGTTCCCAACAACACCTTAAGATATCACTTATATG ATTTGGACAAAGTAGTTATTAGTTGGTCAAAAAGAATGAAAATTGCATTAGGCACCGCAAAAGGATTGGCATATTTGCATGAAGGCT GTTCACCCAGGATCGTTCACAGGGATATTAAGCCATGTAATATTCTTATTGACTATAACTTTGAACCAAAG ATTACAGACTTTGCAACTGCAGTAGAATTTTCAGATGATGATTCTGATATTGAAGCTGATATCACTGGAACTATGGG TTATTTGGATCCAGAGTATTTAATAAAGAACTCGGTCAGTGATAAGGTAGATGTCTTTTCTTTTGGTGTCGTGCTTCTGGAGTTGATCACCGGTGAAACCCCTCAAAGACCTATAGAGCGCTATAACTCTGAGAATCTACTTTTTGAG GTCAAGCGAGTTTTAGGAACCAGGGACTATGATTATCTTATTGATCCCAAGTTGCAGAAAGAATATAATGAAGATGAAATGCAGCGCATGATTTATTGTGCCGCAGCCTGTGTTTACAAACCTGGACGAGATCGCCCAAAAATGAGTGAG ATAGTTGAAGCTCTACAAGGGAATATGCCTTTGGAGCGCATATGGAGCAACGATGATGTCAAATTTCTGTTTCTTGACAATTTTAAACAACCATACGGGTCATTTCAGGGGAGCGGTCGCTCAAGAGAAGAGAGTGATTGGGAAGAAGTTTGGGAACACATGGAAGAAGAGTTGAGCACGGCAAGATAG
- the LOC126682660 gene encoding triphosphate tunnel metalloenzyme 3-like, whose protein sequence is MEVEVKLRLPNSESHQKLSNILSPFHTQTLIQENIFFDTPTSHLASNLAILRLRFYNQDSHCTLTLKSKPTLANGISRIEEQEEPVDPLLGRMCVAEPRRLWALERSKIMMRVAEEFRVGGDDDDDGLVCLGGFKNVRQVFDWRGLKLEVDESVFEFGICYEIECESEVPEEVQRLIEELLIGHGIDFCYSESNKFAVFLSGKLP, encoded by the coding sequence ATGGAAGTAGAAGTAAAACTCCGTCTCCCAAACTCCGAATCCCACCAAAAACTCTCAAACATCCTCTCACCCTTCCACACCCAAACCCTAATCCAAGAAAACATCTTCTTCGACACACCCACCTCACACCTCGCCTCAAATCTCGCAATCCTCCGCCTCCGCTTCTACAATCAAGACTCCCACTGCACCCTCACACTCAAATCAAAGCCCACACTCGCCAACGGCATCAGCCGCATAGAGGAGCAAGAAGAGCCCGTCGACCCGCTACTCGGGCGGATGTGTGTGGCCGAGCCACGGCGGCTGTGGGCGTTGGAGAGGTCAAAGATTATGATGAGAGTTGCGGAGGAGTTTAGGGTTGGTggggatgatgatgatgatgggtTGGTTTGTTTAGGTGGGTTTAAGAATGTGAGACAAGTGTTTGATTGGAGAGGATTGAAATTGGAAGTTGATGAGAGTGTGTTTGAGTTTGGTATATGTTATGAGATTGAGTGTGAGAGTGAGGTGCCTGAGGAAGTTCAGAGATTGATTGAAGAGCTGTTGATTGGTCATGGGATTGATTTTTGTTACTCTGAGAGTAATAAGTTTGCTGTTTTTTTATCTGGGAAGTTGCCTTAA
- the LOC126682659 gene encoding probable 2-oxoglutarate-dependent dioxygenase AOP1: MVVVELAPKLPVLDFSKETLKPGSSSWLKACGEVRLALEEYGCFVVEYNKLTAGLRNEVFGKLKELFDLPTEVKMQNKCKRPLISYIGQNSRIPLHESMGIEDAETPEAAHNFTTLMWPHGNDRFRESIHAYGKLSAELDKIVTRMLFESYGVEKYHDSYVDSTCYVLRLLKTRAPKEDESCMGLGAHTDTSFTTILHQNQINGLEIDTKDGRKIDVDFSPSSFVVMAGDALMAWSNDRIKSPTHQVRMNGNVDRYSMGLFTFNNGTLQVPEVLVDLDHPLMYNPFNHLDFLQSYQNNRRPIKAYCGI, encoded by the exons ATGGTTGTAGTTGAATTAGCACCAAAGCTTCCAGTTCTTGATTTCAGCAAAGAAACACTCAAGCCTGGTTCAAGTTCTTGGCTCAAAGCTTGTGGTGAAGTTAGGTTAGCCCTAGAAGAGTATGGCTGTTTTGTTGTAGAGTACAATAAATTAACTGCAGGGCTTCGTAATGAAGTTTTTGGAAAGTTGAAGGAGTTGTTTGATCTTCCTACGGAggttaaaatgcaaaataagtGTAAAAGGCCATTGATTAGTTATATTGGTCAAAATTCAAGGATTCCTCTGCATGAAAGTATGGGGATTGAAGATGCAGAGACTCCTGAGGCAGCTCATAATTTCACCACCCTCATGTGGCCTCATGGGAATGATCGTTTCCG TGAAAGCATTCATGCATATGGCAAACTTAGTGCGGAGCTAGATAAAATAGTGACAAGGATGTTATTCGAAAGCTATGGGGTGGAGAAGTACCATGACTCTTATGTTGACTCCACTTGTTATGTTCTTCGACTGCTAAAAACCAGAGCACCCAAAGAAGATGAGAGTTGCATGGGTTTAGGTGCTCATACAGATACCAGCTTCACAACAATTCTTCATCAGAACCAAATTAATGGCTTGGAGATCGACACCAAAGATGGCCGCAAAATTGACGTCGACTTTTCGCCTTCCTCCTTTGTGGTCATGGCCGGTGATGCCTTAATG GCATGGAGCAATGACAGAATAAAATCGCCTACTCACCAAGTGAGAATGAATGGAAATGTAGATAGATACTCAATGGGACTTTTTACATTCAACAATGGAACATTGCAAGTGCCTGAAGTGCTGGTTGATCTGGACCATCCATTAATGTACAACCCATTCAATCATTTAGACTTTCTTCAATCCTACCAGAACAATCGCCGTCCGATTAAGGCCTATTGTGGTATTTAA
- the LOC126681383 gene encoding probable CCR4-associated factor 1 homolog 11: MSQKHVMLRQVWKNNLKSEFSLIRSSLPYFCVVSLDTEYPGSVYKSSIKKELLSQASPQDIYSVMKKNVDELKILQFGLTLSDSNGVLPSFGTEFYYMWQFNFSDFDLERDLKNEESIKFLEKQGMDFKRLREEGIDSSEFIRLLVSSGLIMNRYSNLVWITFHGCYDLGFLIKLLSKKKLPDNIGSFFGLVRYYLGFRVYDLKYMSRFNGLYGGLENITNLLNVGRVVGESHQAGSDSLLTLQCFMRLKDVYAIGFNSYYYTGYVRRYCNGYEGLMYGLCKQIGTRNPPSS; encoded by the coding sequence ATGTCGCAAAAACATGTCATGTTACGTCAAGTGTGGAAGAATAACTTAAAATCTGAGTTCTCGCTCATACGGAGCTCTTTGCCCTATTTCTGTGTCGTTTCGCTAGACACGGAATATCCCGGATCAGTTTACAAGTCCTCCATCAAAAAAGAACTTCTGTCGCAAGCCTCGCCTCAAGACATCTATTCTGTTATGAAAAAGAACGTCGATGAACTAAAAATTCTCCAGTTCGGATTAACTCTTAGTGATTCTAATGGAGTTCTACCAAGTTTTGGTACAGAATTTTACTATATGTGGCAATTCAACTTTAGCGATTTTGATCTTGAGCGTGACTTAAAAAATGAGGAATCTATTAAGTTCCTTGAGAAACAAGGAATGGATTTTAAGAGGCTTAGAGAAGAGGGCATTGATTCTTCTGAATTCATTAGGTTATTGGTAAGTTCCGGGTTGATTATGAATAGATATTCGAACCTCGTTTGGATCACTTTTCATGGCTGTTATGATCTAGGGTTTTTGATCAAACTTTTGAGTAAGAAAAAGTTGCCCGATAACATAGGGTCCTTTTTTGGGTTAGTAAGATATTACCTGGGATTTAGGGTCTATGATTTGAAATACATGAGCCGTTTCAATGGATTGTATGGTGGATTagaaaatattacaaatttacTGAATGTTGGTCGAGTTGTTGGGGAGAGCCATCAAGCGGGATCTGATAGCTTATTAACTCTACAGTGTTTCATGAGATTGAAGGACGTATATGCCATCGGATTCAATAGCTATTATTATACCGGCTACGTCAGAAGGTACTGTAACGGCTACGAAGGATTAATGTACGGACTCTGTAAGCAAATCGGTACGCGCAACCCTCCGTCCAGTTGA